One genomic segment of Fundulus heteroclitus isolate FHET01 chromosome 10, MU-UCD_Fhet_4.1, whole genome shotgun sequence includes these proteins:
- the si:ch211-234p6.5 gene encoding uncharacterized protein si:ch211-234p6.5 isoform X1 — MELKEGGRRPPLIRMDDQDRVSQASSVATISYFPVMKESDGKVQTFGKRCQAAKRDPNCPVVIRGWLNKKDSSGLKLWKRRWFVLSNYCLYYYKDSREETVLGSIPLPSYKILFCSPRECKNRKFTFKVVHQGMRSYFFSADTQEDMVGWVRALTRSAAMEPDSAMSRRCSSYQDFTQIGGSSESVDFPKSPTEAESSAQKHMHVSRTLSEPNRLGGRSGRSQSEHWGRRSAHRNRSPSNRTPSPPVSRRRTAPNREEDSNDENCPQAAIVGSGSLGSRGQLGSRPHTPVGRVDIRPHDEPVMVYYTPASPNLEFKSAPTTPVTERWQSLSKPAALYGSVHHTPSGRRPLAKSHSTGADLLPPLPPSSRAGHASNPSKQQRQLHCSHVPVSVLPPAPASISDQRDLQPLRPLESDADAVLTRLCGCDKLLQSLSVELTQLQMDKDSVQCALEVSRLQVEEWRNQGPRALEEALNQKCLLQEELVTIRARVCDVSLEMERVWSQYERMESELSVIRSHLQHICNFGMPQEQCQAQRELWMMEDILDGLKVNRDYFSFLLGLQTHHMFQLLAPHPGSPTSPTEGLQMGLPMDLEQEPPVRPPLPLELQESRQSRDPSHVWPESQYEGIYEHAVDPVDRRESSQPDLLSVKAQRDATESQSGSKLIPPDTANQPTKRMKMKMSEAEQIERMKRNQERLANKRKPPVAPQGPQNQSSETKDEAPFPLRVTRVVTAVLPSSLVARRVSVEDPPAELDTPLPEQILPEKQQQQQQQQQRPPEPGKTLLSKPSRRLLTESPESSQASSELHQHQPVKRASRTHQAASRGSKMETLLEVSRTEGAEAPRSEEQDLTGSGRGQESSTVRAAEGSSAPDTDPNASLRSEQREAKLRRVERIRERVLRSAARESASAENQRPVGGEKKEVRRAPSDKAGEQRLKADTGKDGCLGNSHTSADCQSAASQGCDEVYVVSSKSQVQSESGAQPSGRAGSANNKSKRSPSPYHVSSMTVYQKDGGRGFVKCDNEEPGEDAAEDKDETCNSSNLRTKWFLSTNQWQGFLPLQIPALEPLSIEENEETDNQPCCPDEAADLSEMSSTVSESLEKMKGNHSLFYKIACDISISDSDIKSDDQASSRPEEDEVLGLEETAQTRNTATPSDQEANDPSQHLSLGESGETAENKSPELTNEMSSVDPASAPEGLRPADQSGRESGAGACDQERDFDQALEGHTETREKHCVTEETEDLKVNQEIPEEIKKCSSVSKENKMEEAELGNRRSISVSNNGGRIIRSASFGKPRVTVLRTSL; from the exons ATGGAGCTGAAAGAAGGAGGCCGGCGGCCACCGCTGATCAG AATGGACGACCAAGACAGAGTGAGCCAAGCGTCCAGTGTGGCTACCATTTCTTACTTTCCAGTCATGAAG GAAAGTGACGGAAAGGTGCAGACGTTCGGGAAGAGGTGTCAGGCCGCTAAAAGAGACCCTAACTGCCCCGTGGTCATCAGGGGATGGCTCAACAAGAAA GACAGCTCTGGTCTAAAGCTTTGGAAGAGAAGATGGTTCGTCCTCTCCAACTACTGTTTGTATTACTACAAAG ACAGCAGAGAAGAAACCGTGTTGGGAAGCATTCCGCTCCCAAGCTACAAAATCCTGTTCTGCTCACCGCGAGAATGCAAGAACCGAAAGTTCACCTTCAAG GTGGTGCACCAGGGGATGCGCTCTTATTTCTTCAGCGCTGACACTCAGGAGGATATGGTGGGCTGGGTCCGAGCGCTGACCCGATCGGCTGCGATGGAGCCAGACAGCGCCATGAGCAG GCGTTGCTCGAGTTATCAGGACTTTACGCAGATCGGAGGCAGCAGTGAATCGGTGGACTTCCCCAAATCCCCCACAGAGGCGGAGAGCTCAGCTCAGAAACACATGCACGTCAGCCGGACCCTGAGCGAACCCAACCGGCTTGGCGGCAGGTCAGGGAGGTCCCAGTCGGAGCACTGGGGCAGACGCAGTGCTCACAGAAACAGGAG CCCTTCAAACAGAACACCCAGCCCTCCTGTTTCACGCAGAAGAACTGCTCCAAACAGGGAGGAAGACTCTAATGACGAAAACTGCCCTCAGGCAGCAATCGTGGGGTCCGGCTCCTTGGGGTCAAGGGGACAGCTGGGCTCTCGGCCTCATACGCCGGTGGGAAGGGTCGACATTCGGCCCCATGATGAGCCGGTCATGGTGTACTACACTCCTGCCTCCCCTAATCTGGAGTTCAAGTCTGCTCCCACCACTCCGGTCACAGAGAGATGGCAGAGCCTCAGCAAG CCAGCAGCCTTGTACGGTTCGGTTCATCACACACCAAGTGGGCGAAGACCTTTAGCAAAG AGCCACTCCACAGGGGCAGATTTACTGCCCCCTTTACCCCCTTCATCGAGGGCAGGGCACGCTTCCAACCCCTCAAAACAACAGCGCCAGCTTCACTGCAGCCATGTGCCTGTTTCTGTGCTTCCGCCAGCTCCG GCTTCTATATCTGATCAGCGGGACCTGCAACCGTTACGACCTCTTGAAAGTGATGCAGAT gCCGTTTTAACGCGTCTGTGTGGCTGTGACAAgctgctgcagtctctgtctgtgGAGCTCACTCAGCTGCAGATGGATAAG GATAGTGTCCAGTGCGCACTGGAAGTGTCCAGGCTCCAAGTGGAAGAGTGGAGGAACCAGGGGCCCCGGGCCCTGGAAGAAGCTCTCAACCAGAAGTGTTTGTTACAAGAGGAGCTGGTAACGATCCGGGCCAGAGTCTGCGACGTTTCTCTG GAAATGGAGCGTGTGTGGAGTCAGTATGAGAGGATGGAGAGTGAGCTCTCTGTGATCCGTTCTCACCTTCAACACATCTGTAACTTTGGAATGCCACAG GAGCAGTGTCAGGCTCAGAGAGAGCTGTGGATGATGGAGGACATCCTTGATGGGCTGAAGGTCAACAGGGATTATTTCTCTTTCCTGCTGGGACTACAGACACATCACA TGTTCCAGCTGTTGGCTCCACATCCTGGTTCCCCTACGTCTCCTACAGAAGGGCTCCAGATGGGACTGCCAATG GATTTGGAACAAGAGCCACCAGTCCGCCCACCGTTACCGCTGGAGCTTCAAGAGAGCCGCCAAAGTCGGGACCCGAGCCATGTTTGGCCAGAGTCCCAGTATGAG ggAATCTACGAGCATGCTGTTGATCCTGTTGACAGAAGAGAAAGCAGTCAGCCTGACCTCCTCAGCGTGAAAGCACAGAGAGATGCGACTG AATCTCAATCTGGTTCAAAGTTGATACCACCAGACACGGCCAACCAACCAACAAAG AGGATGAAAATGAAGATGAGTGAGGCGGAGCAGATTGAGAGGATGAAGAGAAATCAGGAGAGGTTGGCTAATAAGAGGAAACCTCCAGTGGCTCCTCAGGGACCCCAGAATCAGAGTTCAGAGACAAAAGATGAG GCCCCGTTTCCCTTGAGGGTTACACGGGTTGTCACAGCTGTGCTGCCCTCCTCACTCGTGGCCCGGAGAGTTTCTGTCGAGGATCCTCCAGCTGAGCTTGACACTCCGCTGCCCGAACAAATCCTCCcggaaaagcagcagcagcagcagcagcagcagcagcgaccGCCTGAGCCGGGCAAAACGCTACTGAGCAAACCCAGCAGGCGGCTGCTTACGGAGAGCCCCGAGTCAAGCCAGGCCTCCTCTGAGCTGCACCAGCACCAGCCTGTGAAGAGGGCAAGCAGAACACATCAAGCAGCATCCAGAGGCTCCAAAATGGAGACACTTTTAGAAGTGAGCAGAACTGAAGGAGCAGAGGCCCCAAGAAGTGAGGAACAAGACCTGACGGGGTCAGGAAGAGGACAGGAAAGCTCAACAGTCAGG GCAGCTGAAGGGTCTTCGGCCCCTGACACGGACCCTAATGCCAGCCTGCGCTCCGAGCAGCGAGAAGCTAAGCTGCGACGAGTGGAGCGAATAAGAGAAAGAGTGCTGAGAAG CGCAGCCAGAGAAAGTGCTTCAGCAGAGAATCAGCGTCCAGTCGGGGGAGAGAAGAAGGAAGTTCGCCGAGCTCCCTCTGATAAAGCCGGAGAACAGCGGCTGAAAGCAGATACCG GGAAGGACGGCTGTCTGGGTAACTCGCACACATCAGCCGATTGTCAGAGTGCAGCATCTCAGGGCTGCGATGAAGTGTATGTAGTCAGCTCAAAAAGTCAGGTCCAGTCTGAGAGCGGAGCACAGCCCAGCGGGAGAGCAGGGTCCGCCAACAACAAAAGCAAACGCTCACCTTCTCCATACCACGTCTCATCCATGACTGTCTACCAAAAAGACGGAGGCAGAGGGTTCGTAAAGTGTGACAATGAAGAGCCCGGAGAAGACGCTGCAGAAGATAAAGACGAAACATGCAACTCATCCAATCTGAGAACTAAGTGGTTCCTGTCCACAAACCAGTGGCAGGGGTTCCTACCTTTACAGATCCCCGCGTTAGAGCCGCTGTCCATCGAGGAGAACGAGGAAACCGACAACCAGCCATGCTGCCCTGACGAGGCTGCTGACCTCAGCGAAATGTCGTCCACAGTGAGTGAAAGCTTGGAGAAGATGAAGGGGAACCATTCGCTCTTCTATAAGATCGCATGTGACATCAGTATTTCAGACTCAGACATAAAGAGTGATGATCAAGCCTCATCAAGACCAGAAGAGGACGAAGTGTTGGGATTGGAAGAAACAGCGCAGACGCGTAACACCGCGACACCATCTGATCAAGAGGCCAACGATCCCAGTCAGCATTTAAGTTTGGGTGAAAGTGGTGAAACGGCTGAGAACAAATCCCCAGAGTTAACGAATGAAATGAGTTCAGTGGATCCAGCGTCCGCGCCAGAAGGACTACGCCCAGCAGACCAATCAGGGAGAGAGAGTGGGGCTGGAGCTTGTGACCAGGAGAGGGATTTTGATCAGGCACTGGAGGGGCATACTGAGACAAGAGAGAAACACTGCGTGACAGAAGAGACCGAAGACCTGAAAGTAAACCAAGAGATACCCGAAGAAATAAAGAAGTGTTCCAGTGTAAGTAAGGAGAACAAGATGGAGGAGGCAGAGCTAGGGAACAGACGCTCCATCAGTGTGTCAAACAACGGTGGAAGGATAATCCGGAGTGCGTCGTTTGGGAAGCCAAGAGTGACAGTTTTAAGGACGAGTTTGTAG
- the si:ch211-234p6.5 gene encoding pleckstrin homology domain-containing family A member 7 isoform X3 produces MELKEGGRRPPLIRMDDQDRVSQASSVATISYFPVMKESDGKVQTFGKRCQAAKRDPNCPVVIRGWLNKKDSSGLKLWKRRWFVLSNYCLYYYKDSREETVLGSIPLPSYKILFCSPRECKNRKFTFKVVHQGMRSYFFSADTQEDMVGWVRALTRSAAMEPDSAMSRRCSSYQDFTQIGGSSESVDFPKSPTEAESSAQKHMHVSRTLSEPNRLGGRSGRSQSEHWGRRSAHRNRSPSNRTPSPPVSRRRTAPNREEDSNDENCPQAAIVGSGSLGSRGQLGSRPHTPVGRVDIRPHDEPVMVYYTPASPNLEFKSAPTTPVTERWQSLSKPAALYGSVHHTPSGRRPLAKSHSTGADLLPPLPPSSRAGHASNPSKQQRQLHCSHVPVSVLPPAPASISDQRDLQPLRPLESDADAVLTRLCGCDKLLQSLSVELTQLQMDKDSVQCALEVSRLQVEEWRNQGPRALEEALNQKCLLQEELVTIRARVCDVSLEMERVWSQYERMESELSVIRSHLQHICNFGMPQEQCQAQRELWMMEDILDGLKVNRDYFSFLLGLQTHHMFQLLAPHPGSPTSPTEGLQMGLPMDLEQEPPVRPPLPLELQESRQSRDPSHVWPESQYEGIYEHAVDPVDRRESSQPDLLSVKAQRDATESQSGSKLIPPDTANQPTKAPFPLRVTRVVTAVLPSSLVARRVSVEDPPAELDTPLPEQILPEKQQQQQQQQQRPPEPGKTLLSKPSRRLLTESPESSQASSELHQHQPVKRASRTHQAASRGSKMETLLEVSRTEGAEAPRSEEQDLTGSGRGQESSTVRAAEGSSAPDTDPNASLRSEQREAKLRRVERIRERVLRSAARESASAENQRPVGGEKKEVRRAPSDKAGEQRLKADTGKDGCLGNSHTSADCQSAASQGCDEVYVVSSKSQVQSESGAQPSGRAGSANNKSKRSPSPYHVSSMTVYQKDGGRGFVKCDNEEPGEDAAEDKDETCNSSNLRTKWFLSTNQWQGFLPLQIPALEPLSIEENEETDNQPCCPDEAADLSEMSSTVSESLEKMKGNHSLFYKIACDISISDSDIKSDDQASSRPEEDEVLGLEETAQTRNTATPSDQEANDPSQHLSLGESGETAENKSPELTNEMSSVDPASAPEGLRPADQSGRESGAGACDQERDFDQALEGHTETREKHCVTEETEDLKVNQEIPEEIKKCSSVSKENKMEEAELGNRRSISVSNNGGRIIRSASFGKPRVTVLRTSL; encoded by the exons ATGGAGCTGAAAGAAGGAGGCCGGCGGCCACCGCTGATCAG AATGGACGACCAAGACAGAGTGAGCCAAGCGTCCAGTGTGGCTACCATTTCTTACTTTCCAGTCATGAAG GAAAGTGACGGAAAGGTGCAGACGTTCGGGAAGAGGTGTCAGGCCGCTAAAAGAGACCCTAACTGCCCCGTGGTCATCAGGGGATGGCTCAACAAGAAA GACAGCTCTGGTCTAAAGCTTTGGAAGAGAAGATGGTTCGTCCTCTCCAACTACTGTTTGTATTACTACAAAG ACAGCAGAGAAGAAACCGTGTTGGGAAGCATTCCGCTCCCAAGCTACAAAATCCTGTTCTGCTCACCGCGAGAATGCAAGAACCGAAAGTTCACCTTCAAG GTGGTGCACCAGGGGATGCGCTCTTATTTCTTCAGCGCTGACACTCAGGAGGATATGGTGGGCTGGGTCCGAGCGCTGACCCGATCGGCTGCGATGGAGCCAGACAGCGCCATGAGCAG GCGTTGCTCGAGTTATCAGGACTTTACGCAGATCGGAGGCAGCAGTGAATCGGTGGACTTCCCCAAATCCCCCACAGAGGCGGAGAGCTCAGCTCAGAAACACATGCACGTCAGCCGGACCCTGAGCGAACCCAACCGGCTTGGCGGCAGGTCAGGGAGGTCCCAGTCGGAGCACTGGGGCAGACGCAGTGCTCACAGAAACAGGAG CCCTTCAAACAGAACACCCAGCCCTCCTGTTTCACGCAGAAGAACTGCTCCAAACAGGGAGGAAGACTCTAATGACGAAAACTGCCCTCAGGCAGCAATCGTGGGGTCCGGCTCCTTGGGGTCAAGGGGACAGCTGGGCTCTCGGCCTCATACGCCGGTGGGAAGGGTCGACATTCGGCCCCATGATGAGCCGGTCATGGTGTACTACACTCCTGCCTCCCCTAATCTGGAGTTCAAGTCTGCTCCCACCACTCCGGTCACAGAGAGATGGCAGAGCCTCAGCAAG CCAGCAGCCTTGTACGGTTCGGTTCATCACACACCAAGTGGGCGAAGACCTTTAGCAAAG AGCCACTCCACAGGGGCAGATTTACTGCCCCCTTTACCCCCTTCATCGAGGGCAGGGCACGCTTCCAACCCCTCAAAACAACAGCGCCAGCTTCACTGCAGCCATGTGCCTGTTTCTGTGCTTCCGCCAGCTCCG GCTTCTATATCTGATCAGCGGGACCTGCAACCGTTACGACCTCTTGAAAGTGATGCAGAT gCCGTTTTAACGCGTCTGTGTGGCTGTGACAAgctgctgcagtctctgtctgtgGAGCTCACTCAGCTGCAGATGGATAAG GATAGTGTCCAGTGCGCACTGGAAGTGTCCAGGCTCCAAGTGGAAGAGTGGAGGAACCAGGGGCCCCGGGCCCTGGAAGAAGCTCTCAACCAGAAGTGTTTGTTACAAGAGGAGCTGGTAACGATCCGGGCCAGAGTCTGCGACGTTTCTCTG GAAATGGAGCGTGTGTGGAGTCAGTATGAGAGGATGGAGAGTGAGCTCTCTGTGATCCGTTCTCACCTTCAACACATCTGTAACTTTGGAATGCCACAG GAGCAGTGTCAGGCTCAGAGAGAGCTGTGGATGATGGAGGACATCCTTGATGGGCTGAAGGTCAACAGGGATTATTTCTCTTTCCTGCTGGGACTACAGACACATCACA TGTTCCAGCTGTTGGCTCCACATCCTGGTTCCCCTACGTCTCCTACAGAAGGGCTCCAGATGGGACTGCCAATG GATTTGGAACAAGAGCCACCAGTCCGCCCACCGTTACCGCTGGAGCTTCAAGAGAGCCGCCAAAGTCGGGACCCGAGCCATGTTTGGCCAGAGTCCCAGTATGAG ggAATCTACGAGCATGCTGTTGATCCTGTTGACAGAAGAGAAAGCAGTCAGCCTGACCTCCTCAGCGTGAAAGCACAGAGAGATGCGACTG AATCTCAATCTGGTTCAAAGTTGATACCACCAGACACGGCCAACCAACCAACAAAG GCCCCGTTTCCCTTGAGGGTTACACGGGTTGTCACAGCTGTGCTGCCCTCCTCACTCGTGGCCCGGAGAGTTTCTGTCGAGGATCCTCCAGCTGAGCTTGACACTCCGCTGCCCGAACAAATCCTCCcggaaaagcagcagcagcagcagcagcagcagcagcgaccGCCTGAGCCGGGCAAAACGCTACTGAGCAAACCCAGCAGGCGGCTGCTTACGGAGAGCCCCGAGTCAAGCCAGGCCTCCTCTGAGCTGCACCAGCACCAGCCTGTGAAGAGGGCAAGCAGAACACATCAAGCAGCATCCAGAGGCTCCAAAATGGAGACACTTTTAGAAGTGAGCAGAACTGAAGGAGCAGAGGCCCCAAGAAGTGAGGAACAAGACCTGACGGGGTCAGGAAGAGGACAGGAAAGCTCAACAGTCAGG GCAGCTGAAGGGTCTTCGGCCCCTGACACGGACCCTAATGCCAGCCTGCGCTCCGAGCAGCGAGAAGCTAAGCTGCGACGAGTGGAGCGAATAAGAGAAAGAGTGCTGAGAAG CGCAGCCAGAGAAAGTGCTTCAGCAGAGAATCAGCGTCCAGTCGGGGGAGAGAAGAAGGAAGTTCGCCGAGCTCCCTCTGATAAAGCCGGAGAACAGCGGCTGAAAGCAGATACCG GGAAGGACGGCTGTCTGGGTAACTCGCACACATCAGCCGATTGTCAGAGTGCAGCATCTCAGGGCTGCGATGAAGTGTATGTAGTCAGCTCAAAAAGTCAGGTCCAGTCTGAGAGCGGAGCACAGCCCAGCGGGAGAGCAGGGTCCGCCAACAACAAAAGCAAACGCTCACCTTCTCCATACCACGTCTCATCCATGACTGTCTACCAAAAAGACGGAGGCAGAGGGTTCGTAAAGTGTGACAATGAAGAGCCCGGAGAAGACGCTGCAGAAGATAAAGACGAAACATGCAACTCATCCAATCTGAGAACTAAGTGGTTCCTGTCCACAAACCAGTGGCAGGGGTTCCTACCTTTACAGATCCCCGCGTTAGAGCCGCTGTCCATCGAGGAGAACGAGGAAACCGACAACCAGCCATGCTGCCCTGACGAGGCTGCTGACCTCAGCGAAATGTCGTCCACAGTGAGTGAAAGCTTGGAGAAGATGAAGGGGAACCATTCGCTCTTCTATAAGATCGCATGTGACATCAGTATTTCAGACTCAGACATAAAGAGTGATGATCAAGCCTCATCAAGACCAGAAGAGGACGAAGTGTTGGGATTGGAAGAAACAGCGCAGACGCGTAACACCGCGACACCATCTGATCAAGAGGCCAACGATCCCAGTCAGCATTTAAGTTTGGGTGAAAGTGGTGAAACGGCTGAGAACAAATCCCCAGAGTTAACGAATGAAATGAGTTCAGTGGATCCAGCGTCCGCGCCAGAAGGACTACGCCCAGCAGACCAATCAGGGAGAGAGAGTGGGGCTGGAGCTTGTGACCAGGAGAGGGATTTTGATCAGGCACTGGAGGGGCATACTGAGACAAGAGAGAAACACTGCGTGACAGAAGAGACCGAAGACCTGAAAGTAAACCAAGAGATACCCGAAGAAATAAAGAAGTGTTCCAGTGTAAGTAAGGAGAACAAGATGGAGGAGGCAGAGCTAGGGAACAGACGCTCCATCAGTGTGTCAAACAACGGTGGAAGGATAATCCGGAGTGCGTCGTTTGGGAAGCCAAGAGTGACAGTTTTAAGGACGAGTTTGTAG
- the si:ch211-234p6.5 gene encoding pleckstrin homology domain-containing family A member 4 isoform X4: MELKEGGRRPPLIRMDDQDRVSQASSVATISYFPVMKESDGKVQTFGKRCQAAKRDPNCPVVIRGWLNKKDSSGLKLWKRRWFVLSNYCLYYYKDSREETVLGSIPLPSYKILFCSPRECKNRKFTFKVVHQGMRSYFFSADTQEDMVGWVRALTRSAAMEPDSAMSRRCSSYQDFTQIGGSSESVDFPKSPTEAESSAQKHMHVSRTLSEPNRLGGRSGRSQSEHWGRRSAHRNRSPSNRTPSPPVSRRRTAPNREEDSNDENCPQAAIVGSGSLGSRGQLGSRPHTPVGRVDIRPHDEPVMVYYTPASPNLEFKSAPTTPVTERWQSLSKPAALYGSVHHTPSGRRPLAKSHSTGADLLPPLPPSSRAGHASNPSKQQRQLHCSHVPVSVLPPAPASISDQRDLQPLRPLESDADAVLTRLCGCDKLLQSLSVELTQLQMDKDSVQCALEVSRLQVEEWRNQGPRALEEALNQKCLLQEELVTIRARVCDVSLEMERVWSQYERMESELSVIRSHLQHICNFGMPQEQCQAQRELWMMEDILDGLKVNRDYFSFLLGLQTHHMFQLLAPHPGSPTSPTEGLQMGLPMDLEQEPPVRPPLPLELQESRQSRDPSHVWPESQYEGIYEHAVDPVDRRESSQPDLLSVKAQRDATESQSGSKLIPPDTANQPTKRMKMKMSEAEQIERMKRNQERLANKRKPPVAPQGPQNQSSETKDEAPFPLRVTRVVTAVLPSSLVARRVSVEDPPAELDTPLPEQILPEKQQQQQQQQQRPPEPGKTLLSKPSRRLLTESPESSQASSELHQHQPVKRASRTHQAASRGSKMETLLEVSRTEGAEAPRSEEQDLTGSGRGQESSTVRAAEGSSAPDTDPNASLRSEQREAKLRRVERIRERVLRSQRKCFSRESASSRGREEGSSPSSL, encoded by the exons ATGGAGCTGAAAGAAGGAGGCCGGCGGCCACCGCTGATCAG AATGGACGACCAAGACAGAGTGAGCCAAGCGTCCAGTGTGGCTACCATTTCTTACTTTCCAGTCATGAAG GAAAGTGACGGAAAGGTGCAGACGTTCGGGAAGAGGTGTCAGGCCGCTAAAAGAGACCCTAACTGCCCCGTGGTCATCAGGGGATGGCTCAACAAGAAA GACAGCTCTGGTCTAAAGCTTTGGAAGAGAAGATGGTTCGTCCTCTCCAACTACTGTTTGTATTACTACAAAG ACAGCAGAGAAGAAACCGTGTTGGGAAGCATTCCGCTCCCAAGCTACAAAATCCTGTTCTGCTCACCGCGAGAATGCAAGAACCGAAAGTTCACCTTCAAG GTGGTGCACCAGGGGATGCGCTCTTATTTCTTCAGCGCTGACACTCAGGAGGATATGGTGGGCTGGGTCCGAGCGCTGACCCGATCGGCTGCGATGGAGCCAGACAGCGCCATGAGCAG GCGTTGCTCGAGTTATCAGGACTTTACGCAGATCGGAGGCAGCAGTGAATCGGTGGACTTCCCCAAATCCCCCACAGAGGCGGAGAGCTCAGCTCAGAAACACATGCACGTCAGCCGGACCCTGAGCGAACCCAACCGGCTTGGCGGCAGGTCAGGGAGGTCCCAGTCGGAGCACTGGGGCAGACGCAGTGCTCACAGAAACAGGAG CCCTTCAAACAGAACACCCAGCCCTCCTGTTTCACGCAGAAGAACTGCTCCAAACAGGGAGGAAGACTCTAATGACGAAAACTGCCCTCAGGCAGCAATCGTGGGGTCCGGCTCCTTGGGGTCAAGGGGACAGCTGGGCTCTCGGCCTCATACGCCGGTGGGAAGGGTCGACATTCGGCCCCATGATGAGCCGGTCATGGTGTACTACACTCCTGCCTCCCCTAATCTGGAGTTCAAGTCTGCTCCCACCACTCCGGTCACAGAGAGATGGCAGAGCCTCAGCAAG CCAGCAGCCTTGTACGGTTCGGTTCATCACACACCAAGTGGGCGAAGACCTTTAGCAAAG AGCCACTCCACAGGGGCAGATTTACTGCCCCCTTTACCCCCTTCATCGAGGGCAGGGCACGCTTCCAACCCCTCAAAACAACAGCGCCAGCTTCACTGCAGCCATGTGCCTGTTTCTGTGCTTCCGCCAGCTCCG GCTTCTATATCTGATCAGCGGGACCTGCAACCGTTACGACCTCTTGAAAGTGATGCAGAT gCCGTTTTAACGCGTCTGTGTGGCTGTGACAAgctgctgcagtctctgtctgtgGAGCTCACTCAGCTGCAGATGGATAAG GATAGTGTCCAGTGCGCACTGGAAGTGTCCAGGCTCCAAGTGGAAGAGTGGAGGAACCAGGGGCCCCGGGCCCTGGAAGAAGCTCTCAACCAGAAGTGTTTGTTACAAGAGGAGCTGGTAACGATCCGGGCCAGAGTCTGCGACGTTTCTCTG GAAATGGAGCGTGTGTGGAGTCAGTATGAGAGGATGGAGAGTGAGCTCTCTGTGATCCGTTCTCACCTTCAACACATCTGTAACTTTGGAATGCCACAG GAGCAGTGTCAGGCTCAGAGAGAGCTGTGGATGATGGAGGACATCCTTGATGGGCTGAAGGTCAACAGGGATTATTTCTCTTTCCTGCTGGGACTACAGACACATCACA TGTTCCAGCTGTTGGCTCCACATCCTGGTTCCCCTACGTCTCCTACAGAAGGGCTCCAGATGGGACTGCCAATG GATTTGGAACAAGAGCCACCAGTCCGCCCACCGTTACCGCTGGAGCTTCAAGAGAGCCGCCAAAGTCGGGACCCGAGCCATGTTTGGCCAGAGTCCCAGTATGAG ggAATCTACGAGCATGCTGTTGATCCTGTTGACAGAAGAGAAAGCAGTCAGCCTGACCTCCTCAGCGTGAAAGCACAGAGAGATGCGACTG AATCTCAATCTGGTTCAAAGTTGATACCACCAGACACGGCCAACCAACCAACAAAG AGGATGAAAATGAAGATGAGTGAGGCGGAGCAGATTGAGAGGATGAAGAGAAATCAGGAGAGGTTGGCTAATAAGAGGAAACCTCCAGTGGCTCCTCAGGGACCCCAGAATCAGAGTTCAGAGACAAAAGATGAG GCCCCGTTTCCCTTGAGGGTTACACGGGTTGTCACAGCTGTGCTGCCCTCCTCACTCGTGGCCCGGAGAGTTTCTGTCGAGGATCCTCCAGCTGAGCTTGACACTCCGCTGCCCGAACAAATCCTCCcggaaaagcagcagcagcagcagcagcagcagcagcgaccGCCTGAGCCGGGCAAAACGCTACTGAGCAAACCCAGCAGGCGGCTGCTTACGGAGAGCCCCGAGTCAAGCCAGGCCTCCTCTGAGCTGCACCAGCACCAGCCTGTGAAGAGGGCAAGCAGAACACATCAAGCAGCATCCAGAGGCTCCAAAATGGAGACACTTTTAGAAGTGAGCAGAACTGAAGGAGCAGAGGCCCCAAGAAGTGAGGAACAAGACCTGACGGGGTCAGGAAGAGGACAGGAAAGCTCAACAGTCAGG GCAGCTGAAGGGTCTTCGGCCCCTGACACGGACCCTAATGCCAGCCTGCGCTCCGAGCAGCGAGAAGCTAAGCTGCGACGAGTGGAGCGAATAAGAGAAAGAGTGCTGAGAAG CCAGAGAAAGTGCTTCAGCAGAGAATCAGCGTCCAGTCGGGGGAGAGAAGAAGGAAGTTCGCCGAGCTCCCTCTGA